The Primulina eburnea isolate SZY01 chromosome 12, ASM2296580v1, whole genome shotgun sequence genome includes the window TCTACTAgaaatttataattttgttttaatagggtttactatatatatatattgacttGAGATGAAGAATGATTTATATGTATAACATGTAtataaaattcacaaattaacattttttttaaaagaagcacaaaattttatattaaattcacAAGTTAACGTTTTTTTTTTAGGAATTATGTTTTAGGCAAAATAAGTTTCTTGTGAGACAATCTTATGGTTTTTATTCATGAGACAGGTTGATCAGATCCAtaattattatgaaaataaattttttgatataaattgatatttttaatGAGTTTGATATGGTCAGAAGTTCGTCTTACAAACTCGTATTTAAGCAAACCAGATGTTGTATTTGGATTGATGGATTTCGAATCCATCAATTTCAAATTCACTCAGTGCAATGATTACATAGTGTTTCATGTTAATTAAGATGAATTTCAAGTTCCACCAATAATGGAGTTTGATATTCACGAGAAATTTAGGATTCGATTCTTCAGATAAAGAGTTATGAGTCCCCCTGTATTTGTCTCTTGACGAAGTTGTTCCTGTCTCGTCTTCAGACATGGTTGTTCATGCATCGTCTCAAGACGTGGTTGTTCGTGTCTCATCTCAACATAAAATTGTTTGGGTTCCATCTGTGGACGCGACGATGCTGTGTTAGTTcttctgctctctctcctacctgTCATCTCTACGTCTCAGCTCAAACTTTCCACATATGGCGCCAAGTGATattcacgggaaatttagggttcgATTCCAGCAAATGTCGCTAGTCCAAACGCATGTTTCGAGATTGTCCTGAGCCTGGAATTATGAATAAGACCGTTAGAAGGGGGCCAAGAGGGTGTCCCGGCGTAACCCTTCCGACGCTcaagctaagggtgctgctgaaaaacaatatagtgaatgcaTAAACTGAACACTTAATCTTGATATTTATAGGAGGGTACATTGGCCCGTGATGGACTTGTCTTATATTTATGCTAAGGATGTGCCAGGAGTAATAGGCTCATCAATAAGATATCAAAGTCATTTGAAATTGATTCTATTTTGTATATATAACTAATATATAAGTAAGGCGTAAATgtttaacaataaaattattatctaAATCTATTGGTGACAAATCAATTTATACAAATCGAACGAAATTTTTTAGAGTCGAAAAGGGACATTAAAAGTCGCATTTAAAAGCCACCAGGAAAAGGACGAGGACTCTTCATGTTGGAGGCTTTATGATTTTATCGTATCTTTGTACACTCAAATTTAACTCATCGTGCCCAAGAGTGGATTATTTACTGtacctctctctctctctctcaaaaAACCCTCAGAAATCCCAGCTTTTAATTTGCCTGAAGAACGTCCTCAAGAAggtacttttttttttccttttaaattTCAAGACCAATACACTAGTTGTTTCTCCAATAATATTCAGACACAGAATTTTCTTGAAGATACATATGTTTCAAATGCGTTCTTGGTAGATTTATGCTTTTTCTACCATTAGGGTTGTGTGGAGCTTTCAAATTTGTTATGAGGTTGAGTTCTTTTTGAAAAAGTAGAAATTTTGCTTGTTCAGATATTTTGGTTATGGGGGATGAGAAAGGTGGTGTTGGCCTAGTATGTAGTGCTGCTGTTTCAGGGTCACCTGTTCTTGTTAACTTAGCCAGTGAAACCGTAAGGGAAGTTAGTGAAAGTGAGAAACAGACTGACGACTCCTACGAGGAGGGGGATGGAGGAGAAGTGATGGTGGAAATTGTTGGGTCTGATGTTTTTGTCGATGGTGTCAGTGGTCTGAAAGAAGGTGTCTCCGTAGCCGGAGAAGCTGGGGATTTGGAGGGTAATGCGTCCGAGAATCAAGATTTTCGAGGGACTGTGGATGCATTGCATGAAGGAGGCGGAAGCGAGTTGGAGGAAAGCAAGGTGGTGCTCATGGTGGATGAACCAAAACATGTTGCTGAAAATCTAGAAGCTGAGCATGGTGAATCTGCTACCGTATTAGGTATGTTGTCCTTAGTGACACTGGACACCATTACTGAACGGTCTGAGGAAGTTATAGTGAGAACGTCTCCCGTGGTCATTGATGAGAAGGTTGTTAAAGACGAAATAGTTGATGATGGTAATAGTTCTGACATCGTAACACCTGAAGTTTTGAGAACTCCAGTCGAAGCTCTTGTTGAAGGAAAAGGTGATTTAGGCAACGTTAAGGTTTTGTACCCTGTCAATGATTCTGCTCCTTGTTCGGATTCATTGGATGCTGATTCTATTATGGTGAATGAGACAACTAATACCGGAGCATGTGACCAAGTTGCACCTTTTTATTTTTCTCTTAACTCTAATGGTGGAGACTGTGTTGTCGACGAAGTTGGTTTATCTAATTCCAGTGCAGTTGATGCCGTTGATTATGCTGATATTGATCCTTGTCATTCTGTGGATTTGAATCTCTCTGTATCAGTTCCAGATGTTGCAGCTCCATTTTCTAAAGAAGAAGTTGCATCTAGTGGTAGgttgaaaggtgaaattttgaGAGCTAATGCAGAAAGTGCAAGCACTAACGCCCATGGAGGAAAAGAGGCCCGTGGAGGAAAAGAGGCCAATGAAGGAAAAGCTATTGCCACAGAAACCGAGAACCTGATTCTTAAGTTGGATGCCCTTGTACCTAATGATCAAGATAATAATCAAGTTTGTattgaagattttgattgtgcgGAGTGTGATGTAACACATGGGATCGATGATATTTCAAATGCTGTTGTAGAATCTTCTTGTAAACACACCATTTCCACTGAAAAACAGGAAGCTGTTCTCATGGACTCTGACAACAGATTGAATTTCATGGATGGAGATATGAGTTTCGCAAACAAGAAGGAATGCCTGAAGACTAACAGAGACATAGAAACTGGAGTAGTCCAGAAAGACCAACTATTCTCAAACGAACCAACTCAAATGGATGGTGGAGTAAATACTGCTGCAATAAATGTAGATAAGATTCAACCTGATATTGATGATAATCTAGTAAATCTACCGAATACAACAAGTTCGTGTTGTGTTGGAGATGAGGAAATCATAGAAGCAGATTCTGGGAGGTATGTAGACCAACCTCTGATGGGCACATCAGATACTGAAATAATTATTGACGATAAATTTGCATTATCTCAAGCAAAAGTTTTTGAGGGGGATGGAACGCGTGAAAGCAGTGAGGAGATTGATGGCAATAACGTAACAAAGGAACATGTCTCTGATATAATTACTTCTAATGTCGAGGTAAACATTTCTGGAGAAACAGATAATAATTCAGGAAAAAATAACGGGGTTCATATAACGGAGGACCATATTTCTGAAATTACGCATGTTGATGTGGACGAGGAAATAGAATTTGACCAAACATGTGATGGAGTAAAGGAAGTGGGTTACAGGGAGGAGCCTGCATTCGGAACTGAAGAGCCTGCTTGTGAGAGTGAAAATTCAAAGCTTTTGATTGAGAAGCCAGTAAAGTCTGTAAGTTCACTGCAAATGAACCAGCCAGGCTATCTATCACCACCAG containing:
- the LOC140806572 gene encoding uncharacterized protein, producing MGDEKGGVGLVCSAAVSGSPVLVNLASETVREVSESEKQTDDSYEEGDGGEVMVEIVGSDVFVDGVSGLKEGVSVAGEAGDLEGNASENQDFRGTVDALHEGGGSELEESKVVLMVDEPKHVAENLEAEHGESATVLGMLSLVTLDTITERSEEVIVRTSPVVIDEKVVKDEIVDDGNSSDIVTPEVLRTPVEALVEGKGDLGNVKVLYPVNDSAPCSDSLDADSIMVNETTNTGACDQVAPFYFSLNSNGGDCVVDEVGLSNSSAVDAVDYADIDPCHSVDLNLSVSVPDVAAPFSKEEVASSGRLKGEILRANAESASTNAHGGKEARGGKEANEGKAIATETENLILKLDALVPNDQDNNQVCIEDFDCAECDVTHGIDDISNAVVESSCKHTISTEKQEAVLMDSDNRLNFMDGDMSFANKKECLKTNRDIETGVVQKDQLFSNEPTQMDGGVNTAAINVDKIQPDIDDNLVNLPNTTSSCCVGDEEIIEADSGRYVDQPLMGTSDTEIIIDDKFALSQAKVFEGDGTRESSEEIDGNNVTKEHVSDIITSNVEVNISGETDNNSGKNNGVHITEDHISEITHVDVDEEIEFDQTCDGVKEVGYREEPAFGTEEPACESENSKLLIEKPVKSVSSLQMNQPGYLSPPENEGKFSLSDLVWGKVRSYPWWPGQIFDPADASERAVKYYKKDSYLVAYFGDRTFAWNDASVLKPFRSHFSQIEKQSNSEAFQNAVDCALEEVARRVELGLACSCVPEDAYDKIKTQIVENTGIHEESSLRTGVDQSTGPSAFEPDKLLDYVRDLAPRASSGIDRLDYVIARAQLSAFCCFKGYRLLTVFPSSGELLENDTEETSDDMVVSHKSKYIPKDGFQSRKERSLTELMGDAVYSPDDEDELVAKDVSKSISSSSGKKRKALDPLADGSEKRLAVPAAKVTISAIQTPKPSFKIGECIRRVACQLTGSTSTVKGLNDETVNDGSLKAYEQSESRSMDVSRDSSLNEMLSQLQLVAQDPKKRHNFLNTVITFFKGLRSSSALNRRGRKKRSAPSAGGSAEDFEFDDVSDSYWTDRIVQNYSEEQLLHNCENGANNLQVVPFDTEKSVKPGRKSYSRKRLSTRTYPTTIADSNENVRRKKQESSPAELILNFEQRNRVPSEINLNKMFRRFGPLMESETEVDHESGRAKVIFKRGSDAEVAHNSAEKFNIFGSVLVNYEIGYSPLISVKISPLAVPSQCHEDPTLML